The proteins below are encoded in one region of Chroicocephalus ridibundus chromosome 9, bChrRid1.1, whole genome shotgun sequence:
- the DRP2 gene encoding dystrophin-related protein 2 isoform X1, which produces MQPLVMQEWPYVLPRCPEWHVTGQAQHSSTARPLSQVEASQDGAGPLCVNPRAPSGAAGPQAHLEMNLCWNEIKKKSHSLRARLEAFSDHSGKLQVPLQEIIDWLGQKDEELSAQLPLRGDVLLVQQEKETHAAFMEEVKSRGPYIYSVLESAQAFLSQHPFEELEEPTSESKDVSPRHRIQNISRFVWKQANVASELWEKLTARCVDQHRHIERTLEQLLEIKGAMEELSTTLDQAESVRETWEPIGDLFIDSLPEHIQSTKLFKEELSPMKDGVKVVNDLAHQLAISDVHLSMENSRTLEQINTRWKQLQASINERLKQLQDAHRDFGPGSQHFLSSSVQVPWERAISPNKVPYYINHQAQTTCWDHPKMTELYQTLADLNNIKFSAYRTAMKLRRVQKALRLDMVTLATALEIFNEHDLQPSDRAMDVVEVIHCLTALYERLEEERGILVNVPLCVDMSLNWLLNVFDSGRSGKMRALSFKTGIACLCGTEVKEKFQYLFSQVANAGGLCDQRHLGVLLHEAIQVPRQLGEVAAFGGSNVEPSIRSCFRFSNGKPAIEASQFLEWANLEPQSMVWLAVLHRVTMAEQVKHQTKCSVCRQCPIKGFRYRSLKQFNVDICQTCFLTGRASKGNKLHYPIMEYYTPTTSSENMRDFATTLKNKFRSKQYFSKHPQRGYLPVQSVLEADFSETPASSPMLPHADTHSRIEHFASRLAEMESQNCSFFSDSLSPDDSLDEDQYLLRHSSPITDREPGGSQQVPGSLNMDDKGELERILSHLEDENRILQGELRRLKWQHDEAVESPTLATGSPESVQDPRNDELLAEARILRQHKSRLETRMQILEDHNKQLESQLHRLRELLLQPPAESDGNGSAASSLASSPHQSEGSQAKEKEHNTPDTEAADEVEAKTQEVSMCLEDIMEKLRSAFPNSRGTRVKSPSLASYCSLR; this is translated from the exons ATGCAGCCCCTGGTGATGCAGGAATGGCCCTATGTGCTCCCCCGGTGTCCTGAGTGGCACGTCACAGGCCAGGcgcagcacagcagcactgcccGCCCGCTGTCTCAG GTCGAAGCCTCGCAGGATGGTGCAGGACCTCTGTGTGTAAACCCCCGGGCTCCGAGCGGTGCCGCCGGGCCCCAAGCCCATCTGGAGATGAATCTTTGCTGGAATGAGATCAAAAAGAAATCCCACAGCCTTCG GGCTCGGCTGGAGGCTTTTTCCGACCACAGCGGGAAGCTGCAGGTGCCTCTCCAGGAGATCATAGACTGGCTCGGGCAGAAGGATGAGGAGCTCTCGGCACAGCTGCCCCTGCGGGGCGACGTCCTCCTggtgcagcaggaaaaggagacGCACGCG GCTTTCATGGAAGAAGTAAAGTCTCGGGGACCATACATTTACTCTGTCCTGGAGTCAGCACAGGCTTTCCTTTCCCAGCATCCGTTTGAGGAATTAGAAGAACCAACTTCAGAAAGCAAAG ATGTCTCTCCCCGGCACCGCATCCAAAACATCAGCCGCTTTGTCTGGAAGCAGGCGAACGTGGCCAGTGAGCTGTGGGAGAAGCTCACGGCCCGGTGCGTGGACCAGCACCGTCACATCGAACGGACCCTGGAGCAGCTGCTAGAGATTAAAGGGGCCATGGAAGAGCTCAGCACGACCCTGGACCAGGCTGAAAGCGTGCGTGAAACCTGGGAACCCATTGGGGACCTCTTCATTGACTCCTTGCCAGAGCACATCCAGTCGACCAAG CTGTTCAAAGAGGAGCTCTCCCCCATGAAGGATGGGGTGAAAGTGGTCAATGATCTTGCGCACCAGCTTGCCATCTCAGATGTCCACCTGTCCATGGAGAACTCCCGTACCCTGGAGCAGATCAACACGCGCTGGAAGCAGCTGCAG GCCTCCATAAACGAACGCCTGAAGCAGCTCCAAGATGCCCACCGGGACTTCGGACCAGGCTCCCAGCACTTCCTCTCCT CCTCTGTCCAGGTCCCCTGGGAGCGAGCCATTTCCCCCAACAAAGTGCCGTACTACATCAA ccaCCAGGCCCAGACCACATGCTGGGACCACCCGAAGATGACGGAGTTGTACCAGACACTGG CGGATTTGAACAACATCAAGTTCTCAGCGTATCGGACGGCTATGAAACTACGACGGGTGCAAAAAGCCCTGCGAC TGGACATGGTGACCCTGGCCACCGCCTTGGAAATCTTCAACGAGCACGACCTGCAGCCCAGCGACCGGGCGATGGACGTGGTGGAGGTCATCCACTGCCTGACCGCCCTCTACgagcggctggaggaggagcggggcaTCCTGGTGAACGTGCCGCTCTGCGTGGACATGAGCCTCAACTGGCTGCTGAACGTCTTCGACAG CGGCCGCAGCGGGAAGATGAGGGCTCTCTCCTTCAAGACGGGCATCGCGTGTCTGTGCGGGACAGAAGTCAAGGAGAAGTTTCAGT ATCTCTTCAGCCAAGTGGCCAACGCCGGGGGACTGTGTGACCAGCGGCACCTTGGTGTCCTGCTCCACGAGGCCATCCAGGTCCCGCGCCAGCTGGGGGAGGTGGCGGCGTTCGGGGGCAGCAACGTGGAGCCCAGCATCCGCAGCTGCTTCCGCTTT agcAATGGGAAGCCCGCCATCGAGGCATCCCAGTTCCTGGAGTGGGCTAACCTGGAGCCGCAGTCCATGGTGTGGCTGGCCGTGCTGCACCGGGTGACCATGGCTGAGCAGGTGAAGCACCAGACCAAGTGCTCCGTCTGCCGGCAGTGCCCCATCAAGGGATTCAG GTATCGGAGCCTGAAGCAGTTCAATGTGGATATCTGCCAGACTTGCTTCCTCACCGGGCGAGCCAGCAAGGGCAACAAGCTGCACTACCCCATCATGGAGTACTACACCCCG ACCACGTCCAGTGAGAACATGAGAGACTTTGCCACAACGCTGAAGAACAAGTTTCGGTCCAAGCAGTACTTCAGCAAGCACCCGCAGAGGGGTTACCTGCCCGTCCAGTCCGTCCTCGAGGCTGACTTCTCCGAGAC ACCAGCCTCCTCCCCGATGCTACCCCACGCCGACACCCACTCCCGGATCGAGCACTTTGCCAGCAG ACTTGCAGAGATGGAAAGCCAGAACTGTTCCTTCTTCAGTGACAGCCTGTCCCCCGATGATAGCCT GGATGAGGACCAGTACCTGCTGCGCCATTCCAGCCCCATCACCGACAGAGAGCCGGGGGGCAGCCAGCAGGTTCCAGGGAGCCTCAACATGGATGACAAGGGAGAGCTGGAGCGAATTCTGTCCCACTTAGAGGATGAAAACAG GATCCTCCAGGGAGAGTTGAGACGTTTGAAGTGGCAACATGatgaggcggtggagtctccaaccTTGGCTACGGGCTCCCCCGAATCAGTGCAAGACCCACGTAATGATGAGCTCCTGGCAGAAGCACGAATCCTCCGGCAGCACAAGAGCCGCCTGGAGACCCGCATGCAGATCCTGGAGGACCACAACAAGCAGCTGGAGTCCCAGCTGCACcggctgagggagctgctgctgcag CCTCCAGCAGAGTCAGATGGCAACGGTTCAGCAGCCTCTTCCTTGGCTTCGTCTCCGCATCAGTCCGAAGGCAGCCAGGCAAAGGAGAAGGAGCACAACACCCCAGACACCGAAGCTGCAG ATGAGGTGGAAGCCAAAACCCAGGAAGTCAGCATGTGCCTGGAAGACATCATGGAGAAGCTGCGGAGCGCCTTCCCCAACTCTCGAGGTACTCGAGTGAAATCTCCTTCTCTGGCCTCTTACTGCTCCCTCAGATGA
- the DRP2 gene encoding dystrophin-related protein 2 isoform X2, translating to MQPLVMQEWPYVLPRCPEWHVTGQAQHSSTARPLSQVEASQDGAGPLCVNPRAPSGAAGPQAHLEMNLCWNEIKKKSHSLRARLEAFSDHSGKLQVPLQEIIDWLGQKDEELSAQLPLRGDVLLVQQEKETHAAFMEEVKSRGPYIYSVLESAQAFLSQHPFEELEEPTSESKDVSPRHRIQNISRFVWKQANVASELWEKLTARCVDQHRHIERTLEQLLEIKGAMEELSTTLDQAESVRETWEPIGDLFIDSLPEHIQSTKLFKEELSPMKDGVKVVNDLAHQLAISDVHLSMENSRTLEQINTRWKQLQASINERLKQLQDAHRDFGPGSQHFLSSSVQVPWERAISPNKVPYYINHQAQTTCWDHPKMTELYQTLADLNNIKFSAYRTAMKLRRVQKALRLDMVTLATALEIFNEHDLQPSDRAMDVVEVIHCLTALYERLEEERGILVNVPLCVDMSLNWLLNVFDSGRSGKMRALSFKTGIACLCGTEVKEKFQYLFSQVANAGGLCDQRHLGVLLHEAIQVPRQLGEVAAFGGSNVEPSIRSCFRFSNGKPAIEASQFLEWANLEPQSMVWLAVLHRVTMAEQVKHQTKCSVCRQCPIKGFRYRSLKQFNVDICQTCFLTGRASKGNKLHYPIMEYYTPTTSSENMRDFATTLKNKFRSKQYFSKHPQRGYLPVQSVLEADFSETPASSPMLPHADTHSRIEHFASRLAEMESQNCSFFSDSLSPDDSLDEDQYLLRHSSPITDREPGGSQQVPGSLNMDDKGELERILSHLEDENRILQGELRRLKWQHDEAVESPTLATGSPESVQDPRNDELLAEARILRQHKSRLETRMQILEDHNKQLESQLHRLRELLLQPPAESDGNGSAASSLASSPHQSEGSQAKEKEHNTPDTEAADEVEAKTQEVSMCLEDIMEKLRSAFPNSRGMTSLI from the exons ATGCAGCCCCTGGTGATGCAGGAATGGCCCTATGTGCTCCCCCGGTGTCCTGAGTGGCACGTCACAGGCCAGGcgcagcacagcagcactgcccGCCCGCTGTCTCAG GTCGAAGCCTCGCAGGATGGTGCAGGACCTCTGTGTGTAAACCCCCGGGCTCCGAGCGGTGCCGCCGGGCCCCAAGCCCATCTGGAGATGAATCTTTGCTGGAATGAGATCAAAAAGAAATCCCACAGCCTTCG GGCTCGGCTGGAGGCTTTTTCCGACCACAGCGGGAAGCTGCAGGTGCCTCTCCAGGAGATCATAGACTGGCTCGGGCAGAAGGATGAGGAGCTCTCGGCACAGCTGCCCCTGCGGGGCGACGTCCTCCTggtgcagcaggaaaaggagacGCACGCG GCTTTCATGGAAGAAGTAAAGTCTCGGGGACCATACATTTACTCTGTCCTGGAGTCAGCACAGGCTTTCCTTTCCCAGCATCCGTTTGAGGAATTAGAAGAACCAACTTCAGAAAGCAAAG ATGTCTCTCCCCGGCACCGCATCCAAAACATCAGCCGCTTTGTCTGGAAGCAGGCGAACGTGGCCAGTGAGCTGTGGGAGAAGCTCACGGCCCGGTGCGTGGACCAGCACCGTCACATCGAACGGACCCTGGAGCAGCTGCTAGAGATTAAAGGGGCCATGGAAGAGCTCAGCACGACCCTGGACCAGGCTGAAAGCGTGCGTGAAACCTGGGAACCCATTGGGGACCTCTTCATTGACTCCTTGCCAGAGCACATCCAGTCGACCAAG CTGTTCAAAGAGGAGCTCTCCCCCATGAAGGATGGGGTGAAAGTGGTCAATGATCTTGCGCACCAGCTTGCCATCTCAGATGTCCACCTGTCCATGGAGAACTCCCGTACCCTGGAGCAGATCAACACGCGCTGGAAGCAGCTGCAG GCCTCCATAAACGAACGCCTGAAGCAGCTCCAAGATGCCCACCGGGACTTCGGACCAGGCTCCCAGCACTTCCTCTCCT CCTCTGTCCAGGTCCCCTGGGAGCGAGCCATTTCCCCCAACAAAGTGCCGTACTACATCAA ccaCCAGGCCCAGACCACATGCTGGGACCACCCGAAGATGACGGAGTTGTACCAGACACTGG CGGATTTGAACAACATCAAGTTCTCAGCGTATCGGACGGCTATGAAACTACGACGGGTGCAAAAAGCCCTGCGAC TGGACATGGTGACCCTGGCCACCGCCTTGGAAATCTTCAACGAGCACGACCTGCAGCCCAGCGACCGGGCGATGGACGTGGTGGAGGTCATCCACTGCCTGACCGCCCTCTACgagcggctggaggaggagcggggcaTCCTGGTGAACGTGCCGCTCTGCGTGGACATGAGCCTCAACTGGCTGCTGAACGTCTTCGACAG CGGCCGCAGCGGGAAGATGAGGGCTCTCTCCTTCAAGACGGGCATCGCGTGTCTGTGCGGGACAGAAGTCAAGGAGAAGTTTCAGT ATCTCTTCAGCCAAGTGGCCAACGCCGGGGGACTGTGTGACCAGCGGCACCTTGGTGTCCTGCTCCACGAGGCCATCCAGGTCCCGCGCCAGCTGGGGGAGGTGGCGGCGTTCGGGGGCAGCAACGTGGAGCCCAGCATCCGCAGCTGCTTCCGCTTT agcAATGGGAAGCCCGCCATCGAGGCATCCCAGTTCCTGGAGTGGGCTAACCTGGAGCCGCAGTCCATGGTGTGGCTGGCCGTGCTGCACCGGGTGACCATGGCTGAGCAGGTGAAGCACCAGACCAAGTGCTCCGTCTGCCGGCAGTGCCCCATCAAGGGATTCAG GTATCGGAGCCTGAAGCAGTTCAATGTGGATATCTGCCAGACTTGCTTCCTCACCGGGCGAGCCAGCAAGGGCAACAAGCTGCACTACCCCATCATGGAGTACTACACCCCG ACCACGTCCAGTGAGAACATGAGAGACTTTGCCACAACGCTGAAGAACAAGTTTCGGTCCAAGCAGTACTTCAGCAAGCACCCGCAGAGGGGTTACCTGCCCGTCCAGTCCGTCCTCGAGGCTGACTTCTCCGAGAC ACCAGCCTCCTCCCCGATGCTACCCCACGCCGACACCCACTCCCGGATCGAGCACTTTGCCAGCAG ACTTGCAGAGATGGAAAGCCAGAACTGTTCCTTCTTCAGTGACAGCCTGTCCCCCGATGATAGCCT GGATGAGGACCAGTACCTGCTGCGCCATTCCAGCCCCATCACCGACAGAGAGCCGGGGGGCAGCCAGCAGGTTCCAGGGAGCCTCAACATGGATGACAAGGGAGAGCTGGAGCGAATTCTGTCCCACTTAGAGGATGAAAACAG GATCCTCCAGGGAGAGTTGAGACGTTTGAAGTGGCAACATGatgaggcggtggagtctccaaccTTGGCTACGGGCTCCCCCGAATCAGTGCAAGACCCACGTAATGATGAGCTCCTGGCAGAAGCACGAATCCTCCGGCAGCACAAGAGCCGCCTGGAGACCCGCATGCAGATCCTGGAGGACCACAACAAGCAGCTGGAGTCCCAGCTGCACcggctgagggagctgctgctgcag CCTCCAGCAGAGTCAGATGGCAACGGTTCAGCAGCCTCTTCCTTGGCTTCGTCTCCGCATCAGTCCGAAGGCAGCCAGGCAAAGGAGAAGGAGCACAACACCCCAGACACCGAAGCTGCAG ATGAGGTGGAAGCCAAAACCCAGGAAGTCAGCATGTGCCTGGAAGACATCATGGAGAAGCTGCGGAGCGCCTTCCCCAACTCTCGAG GTATGACCTCCCTTATCTAA